DNA from Castor canadensis chromosome 3, mCasCan1.hap1v2, whole genome shotgun sequence:
tcaTAAAGGGGTTGGAGGTTGGAGAAGCTCAAgatttaggccctgagttcaagccccagtaccgcaaaaacaacaacaacaacaacaaaaaccaaaaacaatatgAGGCAACTCATTAAGCTACTTCACTTTCATAGCATCACAGGACCTGGCTCTTCTGCCTGGCTGCACAGTGCTGCAGCAGTCTCACAATGTCTACTTGGACCTGGGGCTGAGCAGGGGTGTGGGGACACCTGAGGGTGCTGAGAGAGATCAGAGTCTGGAGAAGGGTGCTAGGCAGTGGCACCCCAAGCTTGGCCCTATCTTCCCTGGCTTCATAGTGGAGCCGATGGGAAAGGAATAGCAGGAATGACCATAGGTGCTCAGAGGCCAGGGAGGGGTTCAGCTGGGAACCAAGTGCTTAGAGCAGCCCTGGCCTGCTAGCCAGGTAtttggtagtggtggtgggaGTAAGGCGTGGGGAGCATCTTTCCTGGGATGGCTCCAACCTGGTTCTCATCAGACATCTGCATGGCTCATCTCCAGAGAACAAGAATCTGCTTTGGTTTTTGCAGCCTTGGGGAGTTCCCTGGGGGCTGGGCTTTGGAGGGGCTTGGCAGTGCTCTGTCCTGGTGATGAACAGAGTGATGGATgctggggcagggtggggtggagtggggcgTTTCCTTCCCAGCATCGAGAGCAGCAAAGACAGAATAGGGCCTAAGTGATTCTGAGGCCTAGTACAGGCCCCAAACTGGCAGTGGACCAGAGGAGAAGTTCCAGATCTCGACTTGGCCTTTCTCAGAAAATGGGAGCCCTCATGGGCactggagctggggatgtagaaTTGTTGCTAACTCATCTCTCCCCTAGGTGTTAGCACCCCAGGTGCAGCCTGGGTCTGGACCCAGGTGTGAGATGTGCCAGGTGCATGGGAACtaaaagtgtttcctgctccccCAGCCCTGGTCCTTTGAACCGAGGCAGGAATTTCTCTCTTTGCAAATGAGTGATTGACCTTCCCAGCAGAAGGGTGACAGCAGCCTTTCTGTATGGCTTTTCCAGCTGCTCTCCTGTTGTGGATCTGTTTGCCAGCTTTTGGAACATGTCCTCCCTCCCATAAATCAGATGTCTGACTTATCAAATCATGTTGACAATCTACCCTTGAACTACAGGCCTGTGAGTCAGGTGCTTAGAGTTCACAGGCTAACACATTCTTCTTGAATGTGGGATGCTTTTGGCAACCCCTGGAAAAGGCCTTTATCAACCACATGCTAAATACAGattaagagagaagaaagggcagTTTGCAGAGTGCAGGGGAGTCTGGGTTCAAGTTCCTGCCCAGCTCTTTTCATCCTGCctgctcctgcttctgcttcagaGCCTTTTCCTACTGAATTCTTGCCTGGGGTCCCAGAAATCACACTGGCATTGGTATCAATCAGCCAATAGGTAGAGCCTATCCAGCCTCTACCCTTTGGCCACATGCtgtcttcctcagcctcctcttTCTCACTTGGAAAGTGTACGTGAGGACATGGGTTTCACGAGGAAGTCAAGAAGATTAAAGATGACTGAGTTTGTTGGGCTGCTGCACTCAGGCAAGTCCCACTGCCCTCTGTCTCCTAGACTGTAAACAAAGGGACTGGATCAGATCAGAGGTTGCAAACTCAATAACCTGCAGCTGCCAAGCATTCGTGATATCAGTAGGGAGGGCACTCTGTCCACAGAGCCACAACCACTCAGTGTCAAAGAATCAGTGCCTTAGAGAGCTCCTGAAGGTCAACTCCAAGGGGACCAGGAATGTCTCTCTGGTCTGCTGCTGGATTCTCAGTGATTGCAACAGTGGCAGGCAAAGTAGACCCTCAATGACTATCTGCTGGATGAACGAATGCAGGTGAGTGTTGCTACGTCTTCCACGTGTTCAGAGAGGCTGGAAATCTAGATTGCTATGTGGAATTTCAACCTTGGCAATGAACTGAAAAGCATCTTTTAAACACCATACAGTCCGAATAAGCACCCATGTGGCTGGATCCTGCTTGCTGACCCAAGTTGAGGCCATGAGAACCACACTGCTCTCCAGGAAACTCTTGACTGGAGCACAGTCATGAGTTCTCACCCTGAGGTCCTGGTGGCCCAGCCTGGCCCACCCATTGCTAGCCTCTGGAAGCACTTGTcttctttccattcatttcaGAATGAATCTGAGTCTTTGTGCTGTCCCATGAGGACTGGTCCCTTCTGTGCAGGGGTGAAGGCTCTCCCCTGCAAGTGTTTTGGGGTCTGGTCATTGCACCTTCTTTTCTGTTCTATGAAACAGACTTTGGTCCTGAGCTCACTGACTTTCTCCTCCCCAGAGCCTTGTAGGGTCCTGCTTACCAGTGAGTCCAGTGGACAGCCCAGGCCCCATCTGAACTTGCCCTTCCTTGACTACATTGTCttcatctccttctccttctctccacTCATTCACCCAGTGCCCTGGCCACACCTGTCTTTGTCATCTGATGTCTCTCCTGTTGGGATGTTCCACTCAAATGTTCCCACTTCAGGCTACAGCTTCCTGTCTGTCTTGTTCTATCATCCAGGTGCTCTTTCTATAACTGTGCTTTTCCTGTCCCAGTGTCACTCAACCTCCTACTATAGTGTGGATCTGAAATATCCCctgaaaggcccatgtgttaaagacttggtcaccAGCTTGTAGCACTGTTGGGAGGCAAGGCTTAGTGATAGGAAGTTAGGGCTTTGGAGGTGTGCCCTGGAAGGAGAGTGAAACCCCACCCccttcccatctctgcttcctggctgccatgagatgagaGCCTCCTCTACAACATACTCCTGCCATGGTATACTGTCCCACACAGGCCCAAAGCAGAAGGGACaaacaaccatgaactgaaacctttgaaacagCCAAAACAAACTTTTTCCCTTATGTTACCTCAAGTATTGTGCTACAGTGATGGACAGCAGACTAACACACCTGCTTTACGAACTTCCTTCCCCACAGTCTGACAGTGTCCTCAACCTGTGGGAACTGTGACCATCCATCAGACAAAAACTAACTCCTGAGCAATCAGATTGTCTGCCTTTGGAGCCCACCAAGCATTGTGAGAATAAATTAGCACCATAAATCCACGCTTTTTAACTTCAGTGGGGCCCTCAGAGCCCCAGGGCAACTTCATGCTTTCTAGTGAGCTCTCTCTGCCTGTTGACCATCATGGACCCTCCCAACATGTCCCTTCCCTTCAATCCCAAGTCATCCCTGACCTGCTGGTCTTTTACCTTGGCCAACCCCTCTCTCCTAACCTAAAACGCTGTCTGCCTCTGGGTCTGGTTGGTTGCTTCCATCTGGAACAtgtcttttccctgtttttcctgGCCAACTACTAGTCCTTTGGGAACCAGGCTATaggtttcttcttctgagaagttCTCTCTGACTGTTCCTTGCAGATAAACAGGCCAGAGCCCATCTCTGTGCTCTCATACCCCTTTTCTCCCCTGGCTAGGTGGTTTTCCACTCTGTGACACTCTCCTAGTTCTCATCCTGGTGTCATGAGCTCCCTGAAGGCAGAGGCACCGTTAGGGTCTGTGATGGACCCCTGGAGACATGCGGAATGAGGAAATACCTGGGGTTTAACACACTCAGAAGCCTTCCCACTCTGGGTTTGAGGGATGCTCCTCTGCCCTTCCTCTCAAAATCCACAAATCCAGGTTCCGCCCTGTGCTGAAATTCAGCTCTCAACTTGTGCCCCTCacaatgttctttctctctgaCCTGAAAAGAAACCAACCCTCTTTCCCTCTGAGGACTCAGCTGCTGGGTCTGTAGCATGCTCACACGACttcttgttttcttattcataatTATTTAGATTTATGCAACTTCCTGGGGATGGGATTTCTAGTTATAACATCTCGGCATTCCTTGAAGTGAGCCCACCAAATTCTAGACAATAGAAATGCAATAAGAGACTCTTGCTGGATCGGTGCATTAGTTTTTCTGTTGATGCTGTAACAAATTGTCACAAACTCAGTGAATTAGaacaacacacatttattctCTTCCAGTTTTAGAGACTGGCGCTAAAGTCAAGGTGTTGGCAAGAAGGCCGGTTCCTTCTGGAAGCTCTGGAAGATGGCAGGCAATCCGtcttcttgccttttccagcctccagaaggcGCCTGCAATCCTTGGCTCATGGTCCCTTCCTTGCATCAGCATGACCTCTGCTTCTGTCCTCACATCTTTGAGGACCCTTGTGATTTTATCAGGGCCAACTGGGTAACCCAGAATCATCTCCAGAGCCTTAATTCGAGCTGCAAGGTCCCAGCTACCTTGTAAAGTAACAGTCACAGGTTCTAGAGCCTGGGTCTTGGATCTCTCTGGGGAGTGTTATCCAGCCTGCCACAGTAGTCTTAATAATATCAGGAATGCTTGATAAAGAAGCCAGTCTTCTTGGGTCACTACTGTCTTAATTCCTCCAGAACAGTTGGAGGATTTCTTTCCTATGGGATGAGGACATTGGTGTGAGAGATCTAGGTATACATCATTTATAAAGTTCCCAGACCTTGGTCCTGAAGAGCCGGCCCACAAAGACATAAATCACTGGATTTAGGCAGCTgttgaagaaagcaaagaagttggTCAACTGTAGGCCCAGATCAGTAAACTCCTCCCAGAAGCAGCCCTGGATGGCTCGCACCTGCACCAGGAATTCCAGGAAGGCAAAGAAGTGATAAGGGGCCCAGCAGACCAGAAAGGCAGCCACCAGCATGAGGATCAGCACTGTGGTCTTGCTTCCCTTGGGGCCCCCACACCTGGTCCTGCTGGCCTCCTCCCGCCCTCTCAGGGAGGCCAGGATGTGATAATTGAAGAAGATGATTGCagccagtgggaggaggaaaccCAGCACATTCAACTCCACAATCCTTGCGAAGTGCCAGGCCCCGTGGGGGAACAGCAGGATGCAGGCAGAGACGTTCAGGTCGGGGATGGCATTGACAGAGCGCAGAAGGAATGTGGGGGTGCTCAAGAGGCCCCCCACCACCCAAATTAGCATGCAGGTGGCTTGGGCCTGCCGCCGCCGCCTCCACCTCCGGCTCACCATGGGGTACACCAGCGCCCTGTAGCGGTCCTGGCTGATGGCCACCACCAGGAAGATGCTGATAAACAGATTGGCCTTGATGACTCCATTGACCACACGGCAGAGGAGGCCTCCAAAGGGCCAGTTGAACTGGTTCCAGACATTCTTTGCCCAGAAGGGCAAACCCAAGACAAACACCAGATCAGAAGCTGCCAGATTGGCCAGGTAGATTTCTGCCACGGTCAGTCGCCGCCGGGGCAGAAGGAAGATGGACAGGACTAAAACATTTCCCAGGAGGCCGAAGAAACAGATGGTGATGATGAATGCTGGCAGTAGTCTGTACAGCAGGTCCCAGGCTTCCAGAGCATTGTCACAGAAGGTGGTGTTGGGAAGGAACAGTTGGCTTTGGTTGGAGGGCTGGAGCTGCAGCAGGACCTGGGATGCCATCCACAGTGACCTGAAATGGAAAGCATACAGAATAACACAGGAAGTGGCCAACTGAGGCCCATAGACCAAATATTGCCTATTTTggacaataaagttttattggtatACAACCATGCCCACCATTTACATGTCATCTGTGGCTATTTTCACTCTGCCATGGCAAAGTTGAATTGTAAATCTGATCTGCAAATTgattttttcttgtttgcttttcaCCTCTGTTACTTTACAGGCAGGTTGTTGATCTCCGGTTTAAAAGAAGGGAACAGGGCTTTGAACCTGAGCTCAAATGCTGTCACCACTTGGTGTGAGCTACTTAGACCCGttgactttttctttcctgtaaaaAAATTGCAGCTGACCATATGGCCCTGTGCAACTGTGGTGATGAAACAGAAGGTGGGGCACACCTCTCCCTGGGCGGGGGGGCAGGAGTTAAGCATTGGTGGAGCTCCGTTAAGTGCTGCTAAGTCACTGCTGATGAGCCTTTCTTGTAAGCACCCTTTAAAATGTGCTGAGATGTTGGGGCTGGAGCAATTTGAGTCCCTAATTGACAGCTCTTAGACCCTTCCCTGGTGCCCCAGCTGTATTGAGCAAAGGTTATCAGACAAGCAGCCAGAAGGACTTCCCTATGCCATCACCGActgctttgaacactccacaGATGCCTTGAGGAAGTTACATGTCAGCCCCAGCTGCTTGCTGCCAAAACACAACTCTGGTTCCTGAAGGCACTGTCCCAGCAACTTGCAACTGGCCATCTTACTGACAAACTGTAGATGACCCTGCAGCCATTTCCTCCTAAGCAAGATGGAGGAGCCCTTCCCCAGGTGGAAAGGATGCCTGTGATGGCAGAATGCCTATGActggtgcaaacacagtccttcatttgcatgtgGGGACTGTCTTGATTGATACAGACATCCTTGTCTCCTCCCCCTCTGAATATATAAGCTGGCCACTAAAGTCACTTTGTGAACAGCTGAGAGACACTCTCCTATGCTGCCCCTCTGTGTTGCAATGTTAGGCCCAATGAAGACTTTTCTCAAGTGgtttttcttgcctactttttattttcttcattagtaGAGTGACTGATGTGGTAAcacaagaaaagagaggagaagaagcagcagcagaggTGATATCTGGCTAATCTGATTGCAAGAGCTCTAACACTTCTGCTGCTGAGAGCTGTCAAGTGCTCTGGACCCCAAAACCCAGAGCTGGAGAGCTATAAAGCTTGCTGCTGAGGGTGCTGTCAGGCACCCTAGGCCTGATCCCCAAGACTGGCACTGTCAAGTGCCTTAGATCCCATCCCTGAAGTCTGGCACTGTCAGGAGAAGGCACATCTACTGCTTTCTGCAGTAACCAGCAGCTGCTGCTGGCTGAGGATTACAAAAAACTGCCAAGAGCCTGGAATCCTTGCCTTCTCAGGATTTCTAccagctagtttttttttttttttggcagtaatggggctcaaacccagagcctcatgcatgctaggcaaacactcaaccactgagctacattcccagtcctcaGCTGGCTGGTATGTGACAGTGAGGGCTGGTGATAATACCTAGGAAGAGCTTAGCGTGGTGCTCAGCATTCAAGAACCACCCCATGGAAGGTGATGATTACTCTtattaataactttttattttttataaaagagtttttatttgtattaaagAGTTTAACAAACATTTAATAAGCTCCTAACTTTGTGTCAGCAATTTCCAATGTACTGGAGATGCACTGGACAAAGATGCCCCAGGATGCTAAGGATGCTAAGTAGTATCCAGAGAGGATGCCGATAGGAGACAGGGATGCATCATGGCCTAGAATGGACATGCAGGGGCTCAGCAGAGGCAGAGCTGCCAGCAGCTGGCTGTAGGGTCTTGGCTATCAGGATGGATGGGTGGGGGCAATGGTGCAGAATTTCCAGAATGAAAAAGTTCTGCTGaacctggaaaaaaatgtgaacagTAGACTAAAAAGAatgactaacatttattgaatggtaTTCCAGCACCTTTCTAAGTGTTCCCCATTttagtattttctcatttaatcttcctaGTAGCTCTGTGAGAATGGGCTGCTGTCATCTACCTTTGACCCATCAGAAAGTTGAGCACTGAGCCCCCTGTCACCTATCTGCAGTCACTAAGATGGGTCAGTAGCAGATTTTGGATGGGAGCCCAGGTAGTCTGTGTTGAAAGCCAGCGGTCCTCTCTGTCTTGCTTTGCTGTGCTTTTTTCATGCATGTGGGGCAtaagtaagccaggcacaggagGTCACTAGTCTACTGAAGGGACCTGACCGATGAGTGACAGTGCCATGGTGTCATCTCAGTGTGCACTGACCTCCAAGGCTACATTCACAGCCACACTTCTGACCTACTCTCATGTTCCCAAACTGAgttttcatggagaagatatgtTGGGAAAGAAAGCATGGCGTCCTTCCTTTGGTAAAGACCACATCTCCCAGAACTCTGTGATCCCATGGTGGATAGCACTGGGACCTGTGCCCATGGATTTGGGGTACCTTCCAGTAAAGCAGGACACAGGGGACCTGTATGGCCTCATAGATGGAGGGAGCAGCTGCTCACACTGGATTTCTGAGACTCCAGATGAGTCCCAGCACCTAAATATCCATCCTGTACCCTACCTGAAAGAGTTAATGTACATAGTACTTAGAACATCCTCGGACTCTCGCCAGTGCTTGATAAACCTTAACTATAATTATCCTTATCATGATTACTCAGTGACATTTGCGGTTCCTTCGCCTGGGCAAAGCCTCAGAGTACCTGATATTGTGTAAGAGAGAATTCATCTCAGAAGAGACCTCGGACAGTTCACTTCATGTCTCTGAGCCTGACTTTCCTCATCTGAGGAGGATGTGGTGACCACATACCTGTGACATTTGGTGTGTCACACACTGAGTCTTTTGCACTAGGGTGTAACTCACTGGTCCCTCTATTCCTTTATCCACTGAGCAAGTATTTACTGAGCAGGTACTGTGTGTCAGGCATTTGAGACATTGCAGTGAATGAAACAGGCAAGAATCCCTGCTCTCAGAGTGCTCGTATTCTAGAAGGAGAGCCTTGATAAATAATAACCATACTAAATAAGTATGTTGTGGGAGTGCTTGTAGTGGAGATGTGAGAAGTGATAAGGCCCAAGATCTGTTGTGGAAGTTGTACCATCGTGATTTCCACTTGGATCCAGGtatgagaaaggaagaggaagaggtggaCAGTGCCCAAGGCTTTTGGCTTGATCACATGGAAGTATGGAGTTGCCATCAATTGAAAGGGAGATGGCAGAGTGGAAATGAAACGGAGCTTTCGGGGACAATTACAAGTTCGATTTTGAACTTGCTAAGATTGAGAGATTGTTGGGCATCATGAAGGAGTGACAAGTGAGTGGGCAATTAGATAGGAAGGTTGGTATTCAGCAACAAGATCTGAGGTAATGATACAGAGTTGGGAGTTGTAATCACATGGATGATATTTAAAGCCACAAGACTGGGAGAAATCAAGGGAGAGTGTAGAGAGAGAAGAGGATTAGCTATGGGCTGCTGCTTGACAGAGCAGTGGGCCACATGGGGAATGACTGTGTGGTGCACTTCCGTGTGACCCGGAGCACATGGAGTACTTGGGATAATCTTGTTATGTGGGTTTTGTCCTTTATTGGCATGCGTAAATCCACaagtatatgtttattttattatttggcaatacttttaaattttacaacAAACTCTCTGACAGTGAGGGGCTAAAAATCAAATGTTTAACGAATTTTAAGTATTGAATTTCCATTTCTCAAGGGAGTTGATATTGAATGGATAACTTGAGCAAAATGTTTGTGGCCGAGCTCCTCTTCAGGGCTGAAGGAAGGTGGCGTTGGCAGAATAGTAACCCCCTCAAAGATACCTGTGTCCTTGTCCCATCCCTGGGCTCTCCAGATATGTTACCTTTCATGGCAAAGGGACTTTGTGGATGTGACTAGATTAAGGATTTTAAGATGTGGAGATGATCCTGGATTGTTCAGAGGGGCTCAAGGTCATCACATGGGAGGGATGGAGGATGAGGCTCAGAAGCAGTGTGCAGATGATATACAGCTGGCTTGGAGTTGGAAAAGGGGCCACAAGCCGGGGGATTCAGGAGGCTTTCAGAAGCTAGGCAAGGCAAGAAACAGGCTCCCTTGGAGCCTCCAGAAGGAGCCAGCTCTGCCAACAGAACTGGAAAATAATACATGTGAGTTGTATTAAGCCACCCACTTTGTAGTAATTTGCTACAGCAGCCGTAGGACTAAGTCAGCAGCCACTGCCCAGGACTTCAGCTAAAACCTGGTAAGTCATTGGGTACCGCCCTCTGTCTCGCAGGACCTGGCTGTGGCTGTGGTCACTGTAGACACAACTCAAGTCCGTTCAGTCTAGGCTCATTTGAAAGGGTTTGTCTTCTCTCACTGCTGCCTGTGTTGAAAAGACAACTTCCTCCATGGTGCGTTAGGCTTTAGCTCTGAGATTTGCCGGGTACATAGTCTGAGCTCAATAAACCACAGCTATTGACAGCATTTGCAATATTTGATCCTCTTTGTCAACTCACAGGAAACGATGGAAAAATTGAGGATTCTGTAAATTCTCTGTGATGTTTTCTGAATTCTGTATGTTTTAACTTTGGGAGATGCTACTCAGGGAAAAAAGcatgattttctttaacaaattAGCCCTCTTCAACGCACTCCAATTTGAACAGTAGGATGATGGcaaaggcatttaaaaattttaaatatagacaCGGATGAGAAAAATATCAGCATCGTCACATCATAAGGGGCTGTGTTTAAGCAGTCCTGAGCAGTGAGGAAAACTTGTAAGCCATTGTGGAGAAACTAATTTGatttttgcaaatcagaatttgtaGACTATAGTGGGTGTAAGCCAACACAAGGCTCAATGGCTGTACTTGACAATGACAAGGTTCATTTGGTTTGGGGAACTTagtgggagggagggtgaatgaaagagatgaaggtgatggcatatggttgatgggcttcatatacctctatatgtgaaacagaactaaataactccttgcaattgctttaagtggggtggggaggaggctgacggggagagacaatgggggcaatgtaaataacgtacaatataagtctaatcagaattgtcactatgaatcccccccaccaaataatgaatatatcctaataaaaaatttataataaaaaaggttCATTTGACTGTGATATAAAGAGCTACTGGAACCTGCCTGAGCTGTTCCAAAcaccttctctcttcttcctgctctGAAAAAGCAATTAAAACCCAAAATGGGCGTGAAATAAAATCTATTAGACCTATTCAGAATTACTTTTGTTAAAAAACGTACACTTACAGCATATATATTCTGCTAGTATCTAGGTTTAGAAGG
Protein-coding regions in this window:
- the Bdkrb1 gene encoding B1 bradykinin receptor, which produces MSTGRLNQKTSQSSPCHQTPRRSHELPRFLSESLWMASQVLLQLQPSNQSQLFLPNTTFCDNALEAWDLLYRLLPAFIITICFFGLLGNVLVLSIFLLPRRRLTVAEIYLANLAASDLVFVLGLPFWAKNVWNQFNWPFGGLLCRVVNGVIKANLFISIFLVVAISQDRYRALVYPMVSRRWRRRRQAQATCMLIWVVGGLLSTPTFLLRSVNAIPDLNVSACILLFPHGAWHFARIVELNVLGFLLPLAAIIFFNYHILASLRGREEASRTRCGGPKGSKTTVLILMLVAAFLVCWAPYHFFAFLEFLVQVRAIQGCFWEEFTDLGLQLTNFFAFFNSCLNPVIYVFVGRLFRTKVWELYK